A single genomic interval of Eleutherodactylus coqui strain aEleCoq1 chromosome 3, aEleCoq1.hap1, whole genome shotgun sequence harbors:
- the LOC136620126 gene encoding protein maestro-like — protein MTSSEENKVFKELVALMDMLTSPPFESNVPDNALFDLQDIEKWPPAMSVYIKNTITDENRSKVIHHLLKAITSPSRTSRIIGAIFFSEVFHHAELLEKSLTMDILRALAEKIHSTDGVEAYFSIKALGNATKGAPREVKILKDIIIDSFLRRLRGRVQLEVFIEILKAVSKYVRLLRRSTLGSIFDQIASCCKDYLNHPHPLIQAGYFELFADLAQNYDKKIRRGFKKYVKEFLPELLVKLHSKDPQLQASAVAALLHSLPHIGYQNAEPEGR, from the coding sequence ATGACTTCCAGCGAGGAAAATAAAGTCTTTAAAGAGTTAGTGGCATTGATGGACATGCTCACTTCTCCACCATTTGAGAGCAATGTTCCAGACAATGCTTTATTTGACCTGCAGGACATAGAAAAATGGCCGCCCGCTATGTCCGTTTACATCAAAAATACCATCACTGATGAAAACAGAAGCAAGGTCATCCATCATCTGCTGAAGGCCATAACATCTCCTTCCAGAACCAGCAGGATCATCGGTGCCATATTCTTCTCCGAGGTCTTCCACCACGCTGAGCTCCTGGAGAAAAGCCTAACAATGGACATACTCAGGGCATTGGCTGAGAAGATCCACAGCACCGATGGTGTAGAAGCCTACTTTTCCATCAAGGCACTAGGTAATGCCACCAAAGGGGCACCTAGAGAGGTAAAAATCCTCAAAGACATTATAATTGACAGCTTTCTCAGAAGACTTCGTGGTCGTGTCCAGCTAGAAGTTTTCATCGAGATATTGAAGGCAGTGTCAAAATATGTCCGGCTACTGAGACGGTCCACACTCGGCAGCATATTTGACCAGATTGCCTCTTGCTGCAAAGACTACCTCAACCACCCACATCCACTAATCCAGGCAGGATATTTTGAGCTGTTTGCAGATCTTGCTCAGAACTACGATAAAAAAATACGTAGAGGCTTTAAGAAATATGTGAAGGAGTTCCTGCCTGAATTGCTGGTAAAGCTGCACAGCAAAGATCCACAACTTCAAGCTTCCGCAGTCGCTGCCCTGCTTCACTCACTGCCCCACATCGGATACCAGAATGCAGAACCTGAGGGACGATAG